AACATATTGTCAATTTGGAATCTGTTggagtgatattttttatttattaataataaaagaagATTCAAAGAACAAACATGATAATAGGAGCGAATCTAGTGCATTTTCTTTCAATTCAATTAAACACATTATTTTTTactcagattatatatataacagAACAAAGACAAAAAAAAGAGTACTataatatgtaaaaaaaaaaaaaatctttagagggaacaattaaaatataacaaaaagttACATTCATATATAATTTGGCTCTAAATTGAGTTCATATAGGTATATGAATTAAATCCTTTCTGGGGGAAGTGTCCTGACACAAAGTGTTGGGAAATGGGGAATTGGGCCAATTCTGAATgagaaagaattgaaagaaacCATTGATGATCACAGGAGAgctatctttttcttctttcttttcatagTGTATATTATTTGGGTGAAATATGATTCGACAACACTTAATAGTTTTAATTTagacaatatatattttttttaaaaaaatctatatAATACTTATATGGagtataatttatattgaatgCAGTAAattgtattttatataattcaaaattcataaactcaaaatcataAATTTGTTTATTCAATATAATGATGAATGGCGTTGTTGATTACAGTATGGTTATGGTTCCAAAACTGCCCCGTGTTAATGAAAGTTTCTTTCAAGTTTATAAGTGGGGGGTccaaaaaaccaaaaaaatcatTGTTGCTCAATGATAGCACTTCCCAATTGACTAATTACatctattttcttcttttgcttGCATTGATCAGACAGAAATGtgtttctcttttctttattaCTAGTACTACTTTATTGTTTTTTGGTTTCTAGATACATTTCTCTTTTGCCCCTTGACAATCTATGTTTTATTCTCTCCTATTTTTTGTCAAAAGTTGTGATTCTTTTTTGGTTACTTACCTTtctatcttaatctttacttaCACTTGCCAAGTATATATAGGATGGTCGATAAGGTATCTTTAGTATTATTACCCATCATTTTTATGATGGCATTTTCATGGATCATTTTTGAAAACCAAACTTCTATTAATATCAAaggattttatattttttttgtaggatatatataattgaaatcCTAGTAGGAATAATTCTAGTTACAAAAAGTTGAAACTAAAAAACTTTAATAAAGAAGGAAGGTTGAAACAGCAGTTATATTTACTCTTTACGTAGAAATAAGGCCGTACCGAGTATATATGAAGTAATACTGTAATAGTCATTCCTTATTTTTAGAGGCGAAACCATCTTAAAACACGAATTCAGAAGAACCCAAcatatatctatttatttagaacccaataaataaaaataagtgtGATTCATCATAatccataaattaaaaattataactccgattttgaatttattgttattatgttCAATTTTGCTTTTCTCGTTATATTATACACGaatttgttttttgtttcttcTCATCACTATATTAATCCATTGTAACTTGCCAATCAGGGGCAGAGACACATTATATTGCTTGTCATCCGACATTGCCTCGcagaataatttaattaaatgtacataattatataacttttttaaaaaaaaacatgaacTAGTGTAATGTAGTGTAGTGGTGAATGGTGATATAATAAGCCCATAGCGATACTGCTTGCATAATTTTTTTGCCTATGAGACAGTGCAATatatgattaatttatttgttatcaGGCCCCCCAAAAAATGGCTTGAGAAGCACTTCATGATCTCAGTTGAAGGTGGGGTGTGATGCTTCTTCTCTATATTTCTGCTATAATGTCAAACAGATCACAACAATATATATGGGCCTAGTAGTCCGTAAGCGGCTCAGTCGAATTCTATAGATTTTATTCGAATAGTATATTTGTGTtaataaattcattaaatataaataaatattaaattcaaaactaAGTTATATTATCATTTAAAAGTATCATTATAAAATTCAGAACtcataaaattgaaattttagttTCGTCTCGATTAATATATACACACATTCCTTTTCTTGCACTACATTTTAAAACTACTTTTTGTATATTGTCTTATATGAGTTGCATGAGAACATCCATCAATATATAACCTCCAAAGTGCTGGTTGTTACAATTAATCTTCGTGCTAATGGGAAAAAATGTGAGTAATAGAGAAGCTTTTAATATTGGCCGTGCGGGTGGAGTTTTTGTAATAAATACATTGATGATGAAAaagtgataaaaataattaagtggGATATATGCATGCCTTTTTGATCCACCACTTACTAATTACTGCAATGTTTTGCCTGTCAAGCAAAGGTTTCAATTCTCTCGAGTGTGCAATTCACTAACTTCTTCTTCCTATTGAAAACACCAAGCTTGTGAATTTTTTAATGAACTATAGGACGATGCTATTGTAGTACATATGTACGTATACAGTAATTTGTAAAAAGGATAAACTAAACTAAACTAAAGTGGTGTTTATTACTCGATTGTAGTTTTCATGTATATAAAGCAGcgtattaatttaatttatgttaATGATAATCGATGACTTTCCAATTTATTCTTCAACCATGCAGTCATCGCTACTAATTATTTTACACACCATTGAATACTAATCATATAAACTTACAGTCTCTTAGATTATCTTTatctgttatatatatataacagatgacttgtcttattttaaaattttcaaaccaACTTTATAATAAATTAAGTTTGCTtgtaaaatatcttttgaatgACTAGCTTAATAGTGTAAACAAGTCCTTACACGGATAGTGCATATAACATAGTATGTCATCAATTTTAGGAAAGAGATTAATATTCATTTGTCTTCCTCACGATAGCTTTCTTCTTTcgtgttatgttatgttatggtATGTTAATTTCATATCCTtttattcaattaaataattcttTTCTCTATCATTTCTAACTCTCTCCACCTACATTTGCAATTGATTAGTTCTTTCTGATTTTAACTTTTCAATCattattttgtacaaaaataaaataggaaactTACGTAGATATAAtgtattagaaaaatatttactatttataataataatatttttttcgccggacatatataatacaattttaatacatattgctgagaataatttataaaatacatataatacaaattttattcatggataatacaattatcacacactttaatacacttataatacattgtgacaatttcttaccaaataagcataatatattttaaaacagttataatacatttatattgcatgcataattcacttttgaTACATAACAGATTTGTCATagtattgctatagatgataataaataaaaaaatatatcgttaaaattaataattatttattaagagGTACTCGCCCAAGtaatttttctaataaaatatagaaCTATTTATTTACAAACCCCAACTATTTCACTAGCCTATTCCATAACAGCTGAAGGCCACTATGGACAACAAGTTTAGCCCATTCAACTAACAGAAGAACAAGGTCCAGCTTACAGCGGACGGCCCAATTAAAGTAGTTCTCCAACAAAGGGAGGAGAAAAGGCCCAAGGGGGCTGTCATTGCTCTTTTGAATAATCCAACaaaattttccttttgtttgaaaataaaacaaaataacatACAAATGagaaatgatttaaagttggtTGTATTATAACCTATTGCTCAATCTAATCCAACTTATATTAGCATAAGCAAACGCAAAATTTGGATGGATTAGGTCATTGACACACTTACTCTTTCAACTTCCTTCAAACTTGttcattcaaacacatttaTATACTCTAATATTCATACATTTGTCTGCTATTTTATCGATTATTTATATCAATTTCCTTCTGAAATAAAAAGGATTGGGCCTTGGGGAACCTTTGGAGCCCAATAAAGAATAGTACCCATAGATCTGGCCCATAGTATGGTAGCTGCGAGGAAGTTGCCTGCACGACGTGTCCAGTGAATTGAGAAATTAGAACGTGTGATTGAGAGAACCAAACAAAACGAAACCGGAGCCGAAGACAATAATTATCTCTCGCCGATCAGAAAGTTGATCTTCGAAATTCCGATCGGTCACCGGTGAAATCTGTGTAAATTTTGTGGGAGGAAACAATGACGTCAACTTTCAGCGGCGATGAAACTGCGCCTTTCTTCGGTTTCCTCGGCGCCGCTGCAGCGCTCGTTTTCTCATGTAAGtttcataaaaaaaagtatatattaTCCGATTCAACGATTAGGAACTAGTAGAAAATTATTGATTCGTTGTAGGTATGGGAGCTGCTTATGGAACGGCGAAGAGCGGTGTGGGAGTGGCGTCCATGGGAGTAATGAGGCCAGAGCTTGTGATGAAGTCAATTGTGCCGGTTGTTATGGCTGGTGTGTTAGGTATTTATGGATTGATTATTGCAGTCATTATCAGTACCGGGATTAACCCCAAGACCAAATCATATTACCTTTTTGATGGATATGCACACCTTTCTTCTGGTCTGGCCTGTGGTCTCGCTGGCCTTTCCGCTGGAATGGCTATTGGAATTGTTGGTGATGCTGGTGTTAGGTAAATTTTCAGTCTCCAGGTTCTTTTATAGAGAACTCATTTGAAAAACTTCCTTCGTTTACACCTAAATGGCTTGAGAATTGATAGGCTTTTGTATTATATTTTGTGCAAAATTATACTAGAAACTTTTTCATGGTAAGTTCATCCTAAGTGAAGTGAATCGATTTGGATCTTTCCTTAGATGGAATTGTCACCTCCTATGTCCTGTAAGAATTTTAAAACTTACATGAATGTCGTCTTATTTGACTCTCTAGTAAATTGACTCTGTTTGGGGATGTTTGTCGAGGCGCTCTACCTTTTGCATTAGATTCTCTTTGTTGCTATTGCTTCTTAAAGTGGTTGGTTTTCATAGTAAGGTCTGAACTTTGAATGTTATCTGATTCTTCCTCCGTGTATGCTGAAAGAGTGACTTTGTTGTAAGAGAAGAAAAACAATTTCTTTTTACCATTTCAAAAAGAGTGGCTTTGTTATGCGAGAGCTGTATCTGTTTATTACAAAGATTGTATAAATGCTTTATCATCCAAAGAACTAAGGTAATATGAGTCAACTTTCTACTTCAAGATAGTACAACCGGAAAACATCAAATTCTTTTCTTAATTAGTATCCATATGGAAAAGGCATACTACTTCAAGATAGTACAATCAGACCATCACTCAAGGTTGATTCTAATTACTATAGGTTCATGTAAGGTTCCAGCGGTACATAAGTTAgcaatttttgtatttttattaaaagtAAAGCATCTATCTTACTTCTAAGACTTAAATCCTCTAAAGTcttgtcatttttttttgaaagctTTTAAAAATACTCAATGCAGTCAATAGGAATCGTTCTACTTTGCACGTTATTGCACCAAAGAATTTAGTTGGAACTTCCATTTTAAGCAGAGAGTTTTGTGttctctgaatttttctttttctgataAGTGGTTTTGACTTCACTGAATACACTGGATCTATCAAATTGCAGCCTAACACTAATGTCTGTGGTAGTGAGATTAGAAGGATTAGCCCTGTAACTTGGATGTTTCAAATTTTTAAGTGTGAAATCCTTAAACTAGCATAAAATTAACCAACTTTTTGAGATGAAACTGACTGTAATTTATCACATTGAagcatgccaaaaaaagaaagaagaagcaaGTCATTAACTGATATGAAGTGGAGAACCCTTTTATTGCTTTTATACGAATATTTAGCATAATAACAAAACCTATTTTTCTGTTGCCGATTGCCCTTTCTTTAGAAAGATATCACTCCGTTTTTTCCACATATGCTGATCTTCATTAACGAATTGCAGATGATTTTGTTTCCACTTTTTGTAGaactaatagttattattttagTAAGCAAATAAAAGCTGCAGTATTTATCCTTGATGTGAAAAAAAGGTATAAATGACTGTCATCATAAAATTAGCTTTTGCAGCAAACTATTATTGTCATTCACAAATGTTTTTGAAGGTGAGAAATATTGATCTCTCAATAGTTTAGTATCATTGTGAAATAAAATGCTTCTTTGTTTGTAGTTTCCCTTGTTCCTGCTATATTAATGTTCTTAGCAGGGGAGGACCTTTTATTTGATTGTTAGATCTGGTACCTTCATCGTTTGATCTAAAGTGTGATGATTTAAAGTGGCCGCATCTTCTTAAGTTCTCATATGAAATAGTTAATGTCTCCATGTCCTATATActaacattatttttatttcccaCAGAGCAAATGCACAACAACCAAAACTCTTTGTTGGTATGAtcttaattcttatttttgctGAGGCATTGGCTTTGTATGGACTGATTGTCGGCATCATCCTTTCTTCCCGTGCTGGCCAATCTAGAGctgaatagaagaaaataatgtatTTTCAGGTTTATGATGGAATCTTTTTGCATCATTGTGCTAGCAGTTTGATAACCGATGCTAGTTGTTAAGTGCATCTTCTCCTTTTCTGTCACACATTGTGTGTTACACTGGTGATTGTAGATTTGGAAATTTTCTTTTCCCTGTATGCGACCAAGAGAACGTTCTCTCAATTTTTCCGTTAGTGTATTTTACAATAATGAGGAGCATCTTGTTGCTTGAATGCTGATACAAttgtattattgttgttggaaTGTATTGGTACACCTGAATATATGAAATGCACCTTGATTATTGCTATAACTGTGCCTGAGCAGTCATGCAAAATTCTGGGCTTTTAGtatacttgtttttttttttgcttttcttgTGTATGACTGAGACTTTTATCTAACAAAAAATGGCAGAATGAGCTGTGCAAGTAAAGAAACTTTAATTGTTGCATATAGAGTTTTGATGTAGTGGTTGTGGGTCTGTGATGGAAGACTGGAAGAGCAGTGGAATAGATGTTGTACAACCTGAGTTGGGGTTGCTTTTGTGTTATTTTTCTTCCTTAGGAAACATccttttcttttcatgttttcTCTACCTGCTAACTGGTAAaattgctgccatgtgaccaggaggtcacgggttcaagccttgaaaacagcctccggcagaaatgcaaggtaaggctgcgtacaatagacccttgtggtcaggcccttccccggaccctgcgcatagcgggagccttagtgcaccgggctgccttttttttttttttctacctGCTAAGCACAGTGTTAACATTTCTTCGCAATACAGTAAGGATTGAGAACTGTGAAATTTGCTGCAGTACATGAGTTATGTTTTAGATCACTGGTGGAGCTCTGAGTGTGAAGATGCATATTTGCAATGGCGGCACTATAGGCATATTCATTTTGTTAATTTTGCATATAGCTACTTTGATGTAACTTAACCAAGAACACCGAGGGATATGTTCTCAGAAGGCCTCTAATAGACTTGGGTATTTTATTATACCAcacttttaattaaatattatataaattggtatgttttaattaaaacacTTTATTAGCTTTACGTAatcttttttataatattaattttagattaaaattttaattttttatatattattttcctttacttgaatttttttgaaattaaatttctgttaattctactataaatttgaattggatATAAGTACAATTAACCTTGACAGAAAttaaatatgtaaaaatatacATTGGTGAATATATTAACTTCATGTATTATAATGCACAACATGATAATTGAGGATGAACTTGATCTTAATACACCAACTCAAGATACTTTAGATGGTTCAACTCCGACTGTAGAAATGACAATAGATGAAAATTATTGATTTCAACAATTTCTAGCtcgacataaaaaaattaaggacaaaGAAGCTCATTTTGAACTACGTAATGCATTAATAGAGCATTTAAGGGAGCACCGTAGTAATCttgaaagttgaatatttatgtagaacttgaaataaaattttcaattgtgtaatgtttatttaattatatttagttaatgatttcacttttatttgtgttatccattattatgtataatatgtaatatttgctagcaatttatattgttttaaaaattatgatataaaataattttatattaaacgactataatttgaaacaatatgaaaattatatatattgaatatttttagaaagaattttgttttacgaaataagaaaatatgaataaaataagaaataatataataataataaagagataaaaaaaaattcttttttgatataaaatttggtACAGTAGATTGGAGTTATTTTGCACCTTGGTGCTAGGGTCGGAGATACCCTTAAAATACCTATCAAAGCTTAAGCAGATTAATTGTTATTTTTACCTAACATCTTTTTTGTCTCTGTTGAGTTTTTTACCCCATGGTTTTCACCCATTGTTGAATTTCACAGTTGTCGACAAGTTTGGATCTATCAGCTAAAACATCTAATAATTGCAATGTGTAGCACTCCCAGCATTGAAAAAGATAGTGCTGTAACTCTCTGCTGTATAAGaaatacaatacaataaaaaGACAAATGGATGATGCAGCTGATTTACTGATAACAATATGATTAACACAGATCTCAACCTCGTGCGAACATAAGCATGCtactttattatattattattaggaaaaaagctcaaatatactaaaaaaaaaagactcatTTATATCATTCGTTAAAAGTTTAGCTCATCTATGTTATTACcgtttgagaaaagactcatctatgccattacTTTTTAACTCTGATTTTGCAAAACCACTCAAGCAATTTTTAACACTTTCctattggagttttgaatcaaatctactctttttgtttcttcttctttaagaACACATGAAGAACACCAATAACcccaaattttcaacttctccatttttttacgaaatcacctcaaatttcaatagtagcatccctcTGAGCTAGATATCAAAAACTCACTATCTTTTAAgctcaaattacacctaatccaacaagacacacttaaaatttcttcaaagtttcaaaattttaacctcttttaatgatagaattttttctacaactccaaatcacttgaaaattctatcattaaaaggggttaaaattttgaaactttgaagaaattttaagtgtgtcTTGTTGGATTAGGTGTAATTTGAACTTAAAAGATAGTgagttttgatatctagctcggagggatgctactattgaaatttgaggtgatttcgtgaAGAATTgaataagttgaaaatttggagtttttggtgttcttcatgtgttcttggaaaagaagaagcaaaaagaatacatttgattcaaaactccaatagaaaagtgttaaaagttgtttgggTGATTTTGCAAAAccgaagttaaaaaataatgacataaatgagtcttttctcaaacgATAATTGCATAGATAAGTCAAACTTTTAACGAATAacataaatgagtcttttcccatattattatatgtggaATCATTTTTATGTCCACCTCTAGTATAGTcttgtggggggggggggggggaatgaCATCAACATTTACCTACTATTTATTCACCCAAAGGACATCAACATTTACCGCTTGATCGAAAAttcacattatatatatatatatatatatatatatatatatatatagatgatgAAAGCTCGGCGAAAAAATTGTATGTGTTATTGGGGAAGACATAAAAACAAAACACCCCACAAAATGTTGGAAATGAATTGATTAGTGGGTCACCATGTCAATCATTTTCTTCCTTTAGTCTCTTTCATCCTGGTCATATTCAAAAGGATCCATCACCCCACCCCCACAAATCCCAGATCCCTTGACCTTTTGATACCTCATCATCCTTGGCCATTAAACTGTACGTGTAGGGTAGAGGAATTTATTTGTCAGCTTCCTTCCTATCTTATTACTCCACACAAAACAAGTAGTGTATTAACAATTACCCAAGTCGTAGTAGTattcaaacttcattaatgCAACTGAAGAGAAAAACATGAGTCAAATAAAATGCCCACAACTTAAGGTATTCTTGGAAGTAGTGTCTGTTCTTGTTTTTGCCGGTCTACATATACTAGTAATCCAAGTTGCTCGCCACTCGGGTGTTCAATACGGGTACGATTCCTATGGATATGAGAATTCGACtacaaataatttaaatatttaaaaatagagtAATACCACTTAAATTATGagatattattttgaaaagaaaaagagttaCAGAAATTTCTATATACAAGAAATTCTCTTTTCTTCAGTTTCATcttaatttttgttttgattacATAAATCATTGAATTTTTTCGTTGATTTTGATCAAAATATCTAAAATCAATTGATCAAATCAGACACGGATCTCACACCCACATCGACACCCCTATCGTGTCGACGGATGCGGCACGCACAACTTTTAGCTAGTAATATCTTAATACATTCAACGGCTAAATTTTCAGTAACCCAAGAGATACCTTTTAAAAATTTGGTAGTCACGTGATAGAAGCAGACTGGTATTTCCGGGCattttttttgttggttttGGGCGGGAGAGCTCATCTTGTGGGCCGGGCCCCAACCCAAGTACTATTCTATTTGCACAACTGTCCAAATCACTTAACTCAACAAACACACTTCTTTTTAATAGCACTTCATTTTGGTCCCCACGCCAAAAGAGAGAATCCCGGCGGGGTGAGGTGTTTTAATAGGATAAAACAAGAATCAATAGAAGAGAAATATTGTTTCTTTTTTACCATAAAGAACTAGAAAAAACAGCATGAAAATTGAAGGCTAAGTTGCTAGCTACTGTTGCATTGCAAATTTACTCTCACAACTTATAAAGAGctaataataaaaaaggaaaagaattagAATGAACCTCAGGCTGGTGAAGGTTGGCATGTGGGATCGGCTGAAGATGCGATCTCAGGGCCAACACGACAACCTTCGAGCATGAACACAATGTCGGCCATCGTGGGTCGATCAAGTGGGTCAGGTGCTGTGCATAGCAATCCTACTTTAATTCCTAGTAAGAACTCTTCCCATTCTGATGATTCAGGGTCTAGTTCAAGCAATCCTGGCTCTAATAGTTCTGAAATTTGCCCTCTCTGCAATTGCCTCTTCACCCATTTCACTATGTCCTCATCTTGTGTGAACATTAATGGCCTTTTTCCTGTTAGTAATTCCAGCAACACAATGCCAAAGCTATAAGCATCTGATTCTCTTGTGGTTTCTCCGGTCAATGCTGCTTCTGGAGATATATAGCCTAGCGTACCAACTGAAGTTGATGTGGAGGGCTCGGTAGGTGTGGCTACTACAAGCTTGCCTAGGCCAAATTCTGAAAGATGGGCTTCAAAGTCTGCATCGAATAGGACATTCTGCGGCTTAACATCTCCGTGAACCATTGAGGATGAGTGAAGGAAAGCCAGGCCCCGAGCAATGCCAAGTGCAATAAGGTGGCGCATTGGCCAGTTGAGGACATGACCATCCTGGTGGGACGCTTCTTGGAGCAGTGTTGCAAGGTTTCCGTTAGGCATGTAATCACAGACAAGTAGTCTGAGATTAGGCGGGCCAGCATAGTACCCACGCAGAACTGTTAGGTTCCTATGCTTCACCCTGCCAAGTGATTCTGCCTCTTTTCTGAACATGTTCTCACCTAGTGATCCATCTGAAAGTCTACGAATTGAGAGCACCATTCCATCATTGTAACAGGCTTTGTAGACCACTCCATAATGTGTTCTGCTTAGCACATGTTCCTCGTCAAATTCTCGAGTTGCTTCAATTGTTTCAGCGAGTGTGATTTTGTTATTGAACATAACAAGTTTAGGTCCACCATTCTCGCCACTGCCACGACCACCACTGGTCCTTGAACTAGCCCTTGCAGGACTATGCTTCTTTTCTCCAGCTGCTTTCTCTTTGAGCTTCCTGCGCCACCTCAAGAAGTTGTAAGTATATAAGCAGCAGCATGATAAAAGGAGAAGAGCTCCACTGGCAGCCACAGCAATGAACATAATCAATTTATTCCCACCATTACCAGATTTCTCACATCTTCTTTCCAATGGCTCTCCACACAAACCTTGGTTGCCAGCATAATCCAATGAGTTGTTAAAACGTGAGCCCAACATCATTGGAATCTGGCCGAACAAATTATTGTTTGACACATTGAAACTCACCAGGCTAGAGAGCGTGGTAAGATTAGCTGGGATTTCTCCAGTGAAGTTGTTAGTAGAGAGGTCAAGGACAGTTAGGTTTGATAACCTGGCTAGTGACTCTGGTATGTTACCTGAAAGATGGTTCAAGTCTAGCAAGAGGGATGTCAGGGATGAACAATTGGAAACATCTATCGGGACTTCACCCGTTAAGTTGTTTCTACCTAAATCCAGCACACTCAAGTGGGAGAGACGTCCGAGATCAGGAGGTATTTGGCCACTCAATGAATTTGAGTGCAGATTTAAATCCTCCAGAGCAGAGCAGTTGCCCAAGTCGGGAGGAATTGAACCATTTAAGTGATTGTTATACAAAGAAAGTACAACTAATGAGGTCAAGAACCCAAATGTAGATGGTATATGGCCAGAAAAGGAATTGGAAGAAAGATTCAAATATTGCATACCCAATAAGCTACTGAAACCTTCAGGAACATTACCAGACAACTTGTTTTCTTGCAAAGCTATAACCTGTAGATTAGGCAAACCAGCAAGATCAAACGGTATTTCCCCTGAGAAATTCTGCCCACTTAGATCAACAACCGTTAGCTTATACAAAGTCCCAATGCTAGAAGGAATAGTGCCCGAAAAGCCATTTTTACTCAGATTCAGAACAGAGAGCTGCTGAAGATTCCCAATACCAACTGGCATACTTCCAGAAAACTTGTTTCCACTGAGATTCAATATGCTTAAATTGCTCAAACTCATTACTTCCTCAGACAAGCTTCCGTTAAGACCATTTCCTCCCAAGTTCAGATTTTCAAGATTACTTAAATTTCTAAAACTAGAAGGAATGGAACCTGAAAACTGATTTCTTCCCAGTGATAATGTCTTCAAGCTTCTAAGATCACCTAAAAACTTTGGAATTTCCCCCGTCATTCGATTCCCTTCAAGATCAAGAACTTTCAAGTCACTGCAGTTCGTAATATCAAACGGAAGAGCACCTTCAAATGAATTATTTGCCATTCTCAGTTCCTCCAATCTCCACAAGTTCCCAATGGCACTTGGGATTTTTCCAGAGAACAAATTCCATGACACATCCAGGGATGTCAATGCAGAATTGTTTGTCAAAATCAAAGGAAATTCACCATGTATTTGGTTGTGTTGGAGATCCAAAATTTGCAAAGAACTAAAACATTTAGACGACTCTTGCTTGACAATATTCGTGAACGCATTGAAACCCAACTGAACAATCCTAAGGGAGGGAGGATAAATGGAAACATTGCAGAACAATGAAGCTGGCAAGGAGCCAGAGAGATTATTGTGTGATAAAGATATCACCTGAAGCTTCGGTAAAGTAGCGATTGCCGCCGGAATAAGACCCCCTATAGCATTTCCTTCAGCACTTAAGTGAACCAACGATGAACAATTAGCAATTGCAGAGGGCAAAGTTCCTACCAAGTTGTTGTACGCAAGCCAAAGGTACTGAAGCTGCTGAAGCCGGCCGAGACTCGCCGGAATTTCGCCGGAAAAGCGATTGTAAGAAAGATTAATCAGAAGTAACTGAGACAGGTCAGACAAATTCCTCGGA
The sequence above is a segment of the Solanum dulcamara chromosome 11, daSolDulc1.2, whole genome shotgun sequence genome. Coding sequences within it:
- the LOC129873365 gene encoding V-type proton ATPase 16 kDa proteolipid subunit-like, with amino-acid sequence MTSTFSGDETAPFFGFLGAAAALVFSCMGAAYGTAKSGVGVASMGVMRPELVMKSIVPVVMAGVLGIYGLIIAVIISTGINPKTKSYYLFDGYAHLSSGLACGLAGLSAGMAIGIVGDAGVRANAQQPKLFVGMILILIFAEALALYGLIVGIILSSRAGQSRAE
- the LOC129874786 gene encoding probable LRR receptor-like serine/threonine-protein kinase At4g36180; this encodes MFLLSSSSSMAAFLLLFLVFLSTLCSAQRNPQTLLEVQALTSFKLSIHDPLGALTDWDSSSPFAPCDWRGVFCVNGRVGEVRLPHLQLSGPLTTQIGNLRMLRKLSLRSNSFNGSVPASLSKCTLLHSVFLQGNTFSGKLPSEIFNLTDLQIFNVAGNQLAGEIPGELPRSLRYFDLSSNLFSGDIPRNLSDLSQLLLINLSYNRFSGEIPASLGRLQQLQYLWLAYNNLVGTLPSAIANCSSLVHLSAEGNAIGGLIPAAIATLPKLQVISLSHNNLSGSLPASLFCNVSIYPPSLRIVQLGFNAFTNIVKQESSKCFSSLQILDLQHNQIHGEFPLILTNNSALTSLDVSWNLFSGKIPSAIGNLWRLEELRMANNSFEGALPFDITNCSDLKVLDLEGNRMTGEIPKFLGDLRSLKTLSLGRNQFSGSIPSSFRNLSNLENLNLGGNGLNGSLSEEVMSLSNLSILNLSGNKFSGSMPVGIGNLQQLSVLNLSKNGFSGTIPSSIGTLYKLTVVDLSGQNFSGEIPFDLAGLPNLQVIALQENKLSGNVPEGFSSLLGMQYLNLSSNSFSGHIPSTFGFLTSLVVLSLYNNHLNGSIPPDLGNCSALEDLNLHSNSLSGQIPPDLGRLSHLSVLDLGRNNLTGEVPIDVSNCSSLTSLLLDLNHLSGNIPESLARLSNLTVLDLSTNNFTGEIPANLTTLSSLVSFNVSNNNLFGQIPMMLGSRFNNSLDYAGNQGLCGEPLERRCEKSGNGGNKLIMFIAVAASGALLLLSCCCLYTYNFLRWRRKLKEKAAGEKKHSPARASSRTSGGRGSGENGGPKLVMFNNKITLAETIEATREFDEEHVLSRTHYGVVYKACYNDGMVLSIRRLSDGSLGENMFRKEAESLGRVKHRNLTVLRGYYAGPPNLRLLVCDYMPNGNLATLLQEASHQDGHVLNWPMRHLIALGIARGLAFLHSSSMVHGDVKPQNVLFDADFEAHLSEFGLGKLVVATPTEPSTSTSVGTLGYISPEAALTGETTRESDAYSFGIVLLELLTGKRPLMFTQDEDIVKWVKRQLQRGQISELLEPGLLELDPESSEWEEFLLGIKVGLLCTAPDPLDRPTMADIVFMLEGCRVGPEIASSADPTCQPSPA